One genomic window of Pseudomonas sp. LFM046 includes the following:
- the glcC gene encoding transcriptional regulator GlcC produces the protein MKDGERRQVADVVAERIEQLIVDGVLKTGQALPSERRLCDKLGISRSALREGLRVLRGRGIIETSQGRGSFVAELTGPRDASPLMHLFSSQPRTLYDLLEVRALLEGESARLAALRGTDADFILITRRYEEMLAAHQSPEGLDSQEHARLDHAFHLAICEASHNPVLVHTLQSLTDLMLSSVFASVNNLYHRPLSLKQLDRQHSRLYHAVIERLPDQAQRAARDHIHGIRDSLKEIEQEEQRLVRATLRLEGWS, from the coding sequence ATGAAAGACGGTGAACGGCGCCAGGTAGCCGATGTGGTGGCTGAGCGCATTGAGCAACTGATTGTCGATGGCGTGCTCAAGACCGGGCAGGCACTGCCTTCGGAGCGCCGCCTATGCGACAAGCTGGGTATCTCCCGCTCGGCCCTCCGCGAAGGCCTGCGGGTGCTTCGCGGACGCGGAATCATCGAGACCAGCCAGGGACGCGGCTCTTTCGTCGCCGAACTGACCGGACCTCGGGATGCGAGCCCCTTGATGCACCTGTTCAGCTCGCAGCCCCGCACGCTCTACGACCTGCTGGAAGTACGCGCCTTGCTAGAAGGTGAATCGGCGCGGTTGGCTGCCCTGCGCGGAACAGACGCCGACTTCATACTGATCACACGGCGTTACGAGGAAATGCTCGCTGCCCACCAGAGCCCGGAGGGCTTGGACTCCCAGGAGCACGCGAGACTGGACCATGCTTTCCACCTAGCCATCTGCGAGGCCTCGCACAATCCGGTGCTGGTCCATACCCTGCAATCGCTCACCGACCTGATGCTGAGTTCGGTCTTTGCCTCGGTGAACAACCTCTACCACCGACCGCTCAGCCTGAAGCAACTGGACCGACAGCACTCACGGCTCTACCACGCTGTCATCGAGCGGCTTCCGGACCAAGCCCAGCGCGCCGCCCGTGACCACATCCATGGCATTCGTGACAGTCTCAAAGAGATTGAGCAAGAAGAACAACGACTGGTGCGGGCTACCCTTCGCTTGGAGGGTTGGAGCTAA